Proteins encoded in a region of the Brevundimonas vesicularis genome:
- the ybaK gene encoding Cys-tRNA(Pro) deacylase yields MSKTTPATVVLTKAGVAFSLFPYDYDPDAPRVGLQAAEALGVAPEQVFKTLMVLVDGAPACVIVPSDCEVSMKKLAAVLGAKSGQMMKPADAERLTGYKVGGVSPFGQRKAVPTAMDETAILFDQVLINGGQRGLLLGLAPEDARRAAKAVLADLTA; encoded by the coding sequence ATGTCCAAGACCACGCCCGCCACCGTCGTCCTGACCAAGGCCGGCGTCGCCTTCTCTCTGTTTCCCTACGACTATGATCCCGACGCGCCGCGCGTGGGATTGCAGGCCGCCGAGGCGTTGGGCGTGGCGCCTGAGCAGGTGTTCAAGACGCTGATGGTCCTGGTCGACGGGGCTCCGGCCTGCGTCATCGTGCCGTCCGACTGCGAGGTCAGCATGAAGAAGCTGGCGGCGGTGCTGGGAGCCAAGTCGGGCCAGATGATGAAGCCGGCCGACGCCGAACGGCTGACCGGCTACAAGGTCGGCGGGGTCAGCCCGTTCGGCCAGCGAAAGGCCGTGCCCACTGCGATGGACGAAACCGCCATTCTGTTCGATCAGGTCCTGATCAACGGCGGTCAGCGGGGGCTGCTGCTGGGCCTGGCGCCGGAGGATGCGCGGCGGGCGGCGAAGGCGGTGCTGGCCGACCTGACCGCCTAG
- a CDS encoding DUF2125 domain-containing protein, producing the protein MTDASTTKRHSRKGLYAPFILVLIALAAWTGWWIFLTRQIDTRLEAQVQTLRQDGWDIRFADKSINGWPFRTHVALTNLIVQAPSGHAVKATELTAEANAYQPTKWVVVAPQGLMLTRAGKGEVAVKGDAIRMSASGIDQRWPNLALEMVNPVFTAQTGAEPFPIARAARIEFYARPHLEGSTAPTDDVDVMFGLVDGQGRADGPVEGFAQDSRLTTQLEAEIGQASLLKTGGDAAGVFSAWTKAGGTFRNVRGDLQAGDSRATLSSDVLRADANGRLTGQVQLQAQKPLPALAGLMATRQGPVNRIGAAGAAAAAGAAEATGQEQLPLTLVFRDGRTWLGPFPLAPAPKLF; encoded by the coding sequence ATGACCGACGCCTCGACGACCAAGCGACACAGCCGCAAGGGCCTGTATGCGCCCTTCATCCTGGTGCTGATCGCGCTGGCGGCCTGGACCGGATGGTGGATCTTCCTGACGCGCCAGATCGATACGCGGCTGGAGGCCCAGGTCCAGACCCTGCGTCAGGACGGCTGGGACATCCGCTTCGCCGACAAATCCATCAACGGCTGGCCGTTTCGCACCCATGTGGCCTTGACGAACCTGATCGTTCAGGCGCCGTCGGGCCATGCGGTCAAGGCGACCGAACTGACCGCAGAGGCCAACGCCTATCAGCCGACCAAATGGGTGGTTGTTGCTCCGCAAGGCCTGATGCTGACCCGCGCCGGCAAGGGCGAGGTCGCGGTCAAGGGCGACGCCATCCGCATGAGCGCGAGCGGCATCGATCAGCGCTGGCCCAATCTGGCGCTGGAGATGGTCAATCCGGTCTTCACGGCCCAGACCGGCGCCGAACCCTTCCCCATCGCCCGCGCCGCGCGGATCGAATTCTATGCTCGGCCGCATCTGGAGGGCTCGACCGCGCCGACCGACGACGTCGATGTCATGTTTGGCCTGGTGGACGGGCAGGGGCGGGCGGACGGCCCCGTCGAAGGCTTCGCCCAGGACAGCCGCCTGACGACCCAGCTGGAGGCCGAGATCGGCCAGGCCAGCCTGCTGAAGACCGGCGGCGATGCGGCGGGCGTCTTCTCGGCCTGGACCAAGGCGGGCGGGACGTTCCGCAATGTGCGCGGCGATCTGCAGGCCGGCGACAGCCGCGCAACCCTCTCCAGCGACGTGTTGCGAGCCGATGCGAACGGCCGGCTGACCGGCCAGGTCCAGCTTCAGGCGCAGAAGCCTCTGCCCGCCCTGGCCGGACTGATGGCGACGCGTCAGGGGCCGGTGAACCGGATCGGCGCGGCCGGGGCCGCTGCAGCAGCGGGCGCGGCCGAGGCCACGGGCCAGGAGCAGTTGCCTCTGACGCTGGTTTTCCGCGACGGCCGCACCTGGCTCGGCCCCTTCCCGCTGGCCCCGGCGCCCAAGCTGTTCTGA
- the hisC gene encoding histidinol-phosphate transaminase — protein sequence MTDATAPHGPAPKPGILDIAPYVGGKSSIAGVAEPMKLSSNENMLGAGEKARAAYEAAIKNIHIYPDGRATKLRNAVSELHGLEPERLIFGNGSDEVFALLNQTYLTAGDNIVCGQYGFLAYRISALGCEAQVKLAPEPNFKAEVDALLAQIDERTKIVYVSNPSNPTGSYNTGEEIRRLHAALPAHIILVVDEAYAEYVTEADWETAFPLAKDAENIVVTRTFSKIHGLGGLRIGFGYAPLKVAEAIDRIRLPFNVSVPGLEAATAALSDEAHQTASRDLISNWKPRLTQALRGFGLNVLPSAGNFVLVLFDSAKRAAAANDYLNTKGIIVRPVGGYGLPQALRITIGTEDQNRAVIDALSEFAAT from the coding sequence ATGACCGACGCGACCGCGCCACACGGCCCTGCCCCCAAGCCCGGCATCCTCGACATCGCCCCCTATGTCGGCGGCAAGTCGTCCATCGCCGGCGTCGCCGAACCGATGAAGCTGTCGTCCAACGAGAACATGCTGGGCGCGGGCGAAAAGGCGCGTGCGGCCTATGAGGCGGCGATCAAGAATATCCACATCTATCCCGACGGCCGGGCGACCAAGCTGCGGAACGCGGTGTCGGAACTGCACGGGTTGGAGCCTGAACGGCTGATCTTCGGCAACGGCTCGGACGAGGTCTTCGCCCTGTTGAACCAGACCTATCTGACGGCGGGCGACAACATCGTCTGCGGCCAGTACGGCTTTCTCGCCTACCGCATCAGCGCCCTGGGCTGCGAAGCCCAGGTCAAGCTGGCGCCCGAGCCGAACTTCAAGGCCGAGGTCGACGCGCTCCTGGCCCAGATCGATGAACGCACCAAGATCGTCTATGTCTCCAACCCGTCGAACCCGACCGGCAGCTACAATACGGGCGAGGAAATCCGCCGCCTGCACGCCGCCCTGCCGGCCCACATCATCCTGGTCGTGGACGAGGCCTATGCGGAATATGTGACCGAGGCCGACTGGGAGACCGCCTTCCCGCTGGCCAAGGACGCCGAGAACATCGTCGTCACCCGCACCTTCTCCAAGATCCACGGCCTGGGCGGTTTGCGTATCGGTTTCGGCTATGCGCCGCTGAAGGTCGCCGAAGCCATCGACCGGATTCGACTGCCGTTCAACGTCTCGGTGCCGGGGCTTGAGGCCGCAACGGCCGCGCTGTCGGACGAGGCGCACCAGACGGCGTCGCGCGATCTGATCTCGAACTGGAAGCCGCGCCTGACCCAGGCCCTGCGCGGCTTTGGGCTGAACGTCCTGCCCAGCGCCGGCAATTTCGTGCTGGTGCTGTTCGACAGCGCCAAGCGCGCCGCCGCCGCCAACGACTATCTGAACACCAAGGGCATCATCGTCCGCCCCGTCGGCGGCTATGGCCTGCCGCAAGCCCTGCGCATCACCATCGGCACCGAAGACCAGAACCGCGCCGTCATCGACGCGCTGAGTGAGTTCGCGGCCACCTGA
- a CDS encoding MipA/OmpV family protein — protein sequence MLRPLLLSVAFAAVAGSALAQSQPYEQIRPAPQNWTVDLGAGVLYRNDSNGDTGSKTTVAPWVSANYRDLVYLNPIDGLGWNAIKTDDFRAGLQLRPRFSADDIEGLTLDRPGFGADLAAYAYKRLPGNVVVGGRISRDVSDVSEGTEYYASVGHQRVTSVGLLNASVYVRGGDSKLADAYYGVSTAEAAANGISAYSPGGGLQGAGASLVLLVPIGDKWGAGGLINYERRLGDVADSPLSQSDDAVRTGVFIARRFGG from the coding sequence ATGCTTCGTCCCCTTCTGCTCTCCGTCGCCTTCGCCGCCGTCGCCGGCTCCGCTCTGGCCCAGTCGCAACCGTATGAGCAGATCCGGCCCGCCCCCCAGAACTGGACCGTCGATCTCGGCGCGGGCGTCCTTTATCGCAACGACTCCAACGGCGACACGGGCTCCAAGACAACGGTCGCCCCGTGGGTTTCGGCCAACTATCGCGACCTAGTCTATCTGAACCCGATCGACGGCCTGGGCTGGAACGCGATCAAGACCGACGACTTCCGCGCCGGCCTGCAACTGCGCCCGCGCTTTTCGGCCGATGATATCGAAGGCCTGACGCTGGATCGTCCGGGCTTCGGCGCCGACCTGGCCGCCTACGCCTACAAGCGTCTGCCCGGCAATGTGGTGGTCGGCGGTCGGATCAGCCGCGACGTGTCCGACGTCAGCGAGGGCACGGAATACTATGCCTCCGTCGGTCATCAGCGCGTGACGTCGGTCGGCCTGCTGAACGCCTCGGTCTATGTGCGCGGCGGCGATTCCAAACTGGCCGATGCCTACTATGGCGTCAGCACCGCCGAGGCGGCCGCCAACGGCATCAGCGCTTATTCCCCCGGCGGCGGCCTGCAGGGCGCGGGCGCCAGCCTGGTCCTGCTGGTCCCGATCGGCGACAAATGGGGTGCGGGCGGCCTGATCAACTACGAACGCCGCCTGGGCGACGTGGCCGACAGCCCCCTGTCGCAGAGCGACGACGCCGTCCGCACCGGCGTCTTCATCGCCCGTCGCTTCGGCGGCTGA
- a CDS encoding lysophospholipid acyltransferase family protein yields the protein MNTLRSLIFTAWLYLSMPIIAIGLSPVLLLPHRYVQGVCKLWAKIVLFGLRWIAGVKVEVRGLEHAPSGAALIASKHQGMLDIVALLAVLPDACFVMKKELMPLPFFGWFAWKAKMIAVDRAGHAKALKDMTRQARDRLSEGRQIVIFPEGTRNDPGVPGDYKPGVAAIYRDLEGPCWPVATNSGVHWPAHGFRRYPGTVVFEFLEPIPAQLKRGAMMALLESRIETASLALLEPKAQLAHSEPA from the coding sequence GTGAACACCCTGCGTTCCCTGATCTTCACCGCCTGGCTCTATTTGTCGATGCCGATCATCGCCATCGGCCTGTCGCCGGTCCTGCTGCTGCCGCACCGCTATGTGCAGGGCGTGTGCAAGCTGTGGGCGAAGATCGTCCTGTTCGGCCTGCGCTGGATCGCGGGGGTGAAGGTCGAGGTGCGCGGGTTGGAGCACGCCCCGTCCGGCGCCGCCCTAATCGCGTCCAAACACCAGGGGATGCTGGACATCGTGGCCCTGCTGGCCGTCCTGCCCGACGCCTGTTTCGTGATGAAGAAGGAGCTGATGCCCCTGCCTTTCTTCGGCTGGTTCGCCTGGAAGGCCAAGATGATCGCCGTGGATCGCGCGGGCCACGCCAAGGCGCTGAAAGACATGACGCGACAGGCGCGCGACCGCCTGTCCGAAGGCCGCCAGATCGTCATCTTCCCCGAGGGCACTCGCAACGATCCGGGCGTGCCGGGCGACTACAAGCCCGGCGTCGCCGCAATCTATCGCGATCTGGAAGGCCCCTGCTGGCCCGTCGCCACCAACTCCGGCGTCCACTGGCCGGCTCATGGTTTCCGCCGGTATCCCGGCACGGTCGTGTTCGAATTCCTTGAGCCGATCCCGGCCCAGCTGAAGCGCGGGGCCATGATGGCGTTGCTGGAAAGTCGCATAGAGACGGCGTCGTTGGCGCTGCTGGAGCCAAAGGCCCAGCTTGCGCATTCTGAACCGGCCTGA
- a CDS encoding YdcF family protein — protein sequence MRLLSVIFIAGLIWLVGLFAFAHRVRELTPADDPARADAIVALTGPSSERVNTAIRLLEQGKGERVLISGVNREVRRQELRELTPGSSRLFNCCVDLGFEAEDTVGNAQEIAAWSRAKGYRSLIVVTSDYHMPRSLVEIRGQLPGVKLTPYAISTPSLDNARWWRAAVTARRMTLEYMKYLAVLGREGVRRITRDRPAAVPAESETAPDEKAAS from the coding sequence ATGAGACTGTTGAGCGTCATCTTCATCGCCGGTCTGATCTGGCTGGTCGGCCTGTTCGCCTTCGCCCACCGGGTGCGCGAGCTGACGCCAGCCGACGACCCCGCCCGCGCCGACGCCATCGTGGCCCTGACCGGTCCGTCGTCCGAGCGGGTCAACACCGCCATCCGCCTGTTGGAACAGGGCAAGGGCGAACGGGTGCTGATCTCCGGCGTCAATCGCGAGGTGCGCCGTCAGGAGCTGCGCGAGCTGACGCCCGGCTCCAGCCGTCTGTTCAACTGCTGCGTCGACCTGGGCTTCGAGGCCGAGGACACCGTCGGCAACGCTCAGGAGATCGCCGCCTGGAGCCGCGCCAAGGGCTATCGCAGCCTGATCGTCGTGACCTCCGACTATCATATGCCGCGTTCGCTGGTCGAAATCCGGGGCCAGCTGCCGGGCGTGAAACTGACGCCCTACGCCATCTCCACCCCGTCGCTGGACAATGCGCGCTGGTGGCGGGCGGCGGTGACCGCGCGTCGGATGACGCTGGAATATATGAAATACCTCGCCGTCCTGGGCCGTGAGGGCGTGCGCCGCATCACCCGCGACCGGCCCGCCGCCGTACCGGCCGAGAGCGAAACCGCCCCTGACGAAAAGGCCGCGTCCTAA
- a CDS encoding cell division protein FtsX has protein sequence MIRLSDFSLSSRRPGLLPPAAAGEPWLMTVIAVLCFLACLAAVAASAADRAAHGWARQLGAEATVQVRPRVGETGDTAAARAAETLSGVDGVEEAAALSRKAAEDLLRPWLGDAVLPDLPLPHLVTVRLNRDAPASAVTLSRALAEAGLDATVDDHSLWRGEVERSAGMITVLAGAAFLAVAFAAAAAIAYATRAGLAAGQGVIETLSLNGATDGAIAWLFQRRFGLMAAGAGAIGAGLAAVLLILLRFIGGSGGLTAALPISWSDLALLSPCPLLAATVAVLAARFAAMRMLASGRPTEGGGA, from the coding sequence ATGATCCGTCTGTCCGATTTTAGTCTCTCCAGCCGCCGGCCTGGCCTGCTGCCGCCCGCCGCAGCCGGCGAGCCGTGGCTGATGACCGTCATCGCCGTCCTGTGCTTTTTGGCCTGCCTCGCCGCCGTCGCCGCCTCGGCCGCCGACCGCGCCGCGCACGGCTGGGCCCGACAGCTGGGCGCCGAGGCCACCGTGCAGGTCCGTCCCCGCGTCGGCGAAACCGGCGACACCGCCGCCGCCCGCGCGGCCGAGACCCTGTCCGGCGTCGATGGAGTAGAGGAGGCCGCCGCTCTGAGCCGCAAGGCGGCCGAAGATCTGCTGCGCCCCTGGCTGGGCGACGCAGTCCTGCCCGATCTGCCCCTGCCCCATCTGGTGACCGTGCGGCTGAACCGCGACGCCCCCGCCAGCGCCGTCACCCTGAGCCGCGCCTTGGCCGAGGCCGGGCTGGACGCTACGGTGGACGATCACAGCCTGTGGCGCGGCGAGGTCGAGCGGTCGGCCGGCATGATCACGGTTCTGGCCGGCGCCGCCTTCCTGGCCGTCGCCTTCGCGGCGGCCGCCGCTATCGCCTATGCGACCCGGGCGGGCCTGGCGGCCGGTCAAGGCGTGATCGAGACCCTGAGCTTGAACGGCGCGACCGACGGGGCCATCGCCTGGCTGTTCCAGCGGCGGTTCGGTCTGATGGCGGCCGGCGCGGGCGCGATCGGCGCCGGGCTGGCGGCGGTCCTTCTGATCCTCCTGCGGTTCATCGGCGGATCGGGCGGCCTGACGGCGGCCCTGCCGATCAGCTGGAGCGACCTGGCGTTGCTCTCGCCTTGCCCGCTGCTCGCGGCTACGGTTGCGGTTCTCGCGGCGAGATTCGCCGCCATGCGAATGCTGGCTTCAGGACGGCCGACAGAGGGAGGGGGCGCATGA
- a CDS encoding cell division ATP-binding protein FtsE produces MPSSPAEPAAMTETVRLSGVGFGYVGAPDVLRDVNLILPRGSFHFLTGPSGAGKSSLLRLLTLADQPRTGTLRLFGSDVTRIDRRDIPAFRRRMGVVFQDFRLLDHLSAFDNVALPLRLAGGSEAEYADDVREMLKWVGLGRRMDARPPALSGGEKQRLAIARAVITRPGLIVADEPTGSVDAVMADKLLRLFQSLNKLGATVLIASHDEALAQRSGARVLRLEAGRLSEPSRVAA; encoded by the coding sequence ATGCCGTCCTCGCCTGCCGAACCCGCCGCTATGACCGAGACCGTTCGCCTGTCCGGCGTCGGCTTCGGCTATGTCGGCGCGCCCGACGTGCTGCGGGACGTTAACCTCATTTTGCCGCGCGGCTCTTTCCACTTTCTTACCGGGCCGTCCGGGGCCGGAAAGTCTTCGCTGCTGCGTCTGCTGACGCTGGCGGACCAACCCCGAACGGGAACCCTCCGCCTGTTCGGATCGGATGTCACGCGCATCGATCGTCGCGACATCCCGGCCTTTCGGCGGCGGATGGGCGTGGTGTTCCAAGATTTCCGCCTGCTGGATCATCTGTCGGCCTTCGACAACGTCGCCCTACCCTTGCGGCTCGCGGGCGGATCCGAAGCCGAGTACGCCGACGACGTGCGCGAGATGCTGAAATGGGTAGGCCTAGGTCGCCGGATGGACGCTCGCCCCCCCGCCCTGTCCGGCGGCGAGAAGCAGCGCCTGGCCATCGCCCGCGCCGTCATCACTCGCCCCGGCCTGATCGTGGCCGACGAACCGACCGGCAGCGTGGACGCCGTGATGGCTGACAAGCTGCTGCGGCTGTTCCAGTCGCTGAACAAACTGGGCGCCACCGTCCTGATCGCCAGCCATGACGAGGCCCTAGCCCAGCGGTCGGGCGCGCGCGTCTTGAGGCTGGAGGCCGGACGGCTCAGCGAACCCTCGCGGGTCGCCGCATGA
- a CDS encoding MJ0042-type zinc finger domain-containing protein: MILTCPACATSYFIRDEAVGPEGRKVRCQSCGEVWRATPDEPLELTLAPDPAVAAAATPATPPEPDPAPTAASLAETPAPELPRAFRARADRQKKLRRAATQGVIWAGLASVFIGLIVSAFLFRVEIVQAFPRAASAYKFFGAPVNPVGLDFEALTAKAAPNHPGMVVVSGAIRNVRDVEIVSPPIRVALLDAAGAEVGFKIVKIDAAPVLPGKVQGFAALIPDPGGHGAGIGVDFAPASPAPAKPPAEHGGHDAKAAPAHAAQPAAETSQGLRSATAPGAEAPNTAAPIDARPVGAVDKGHGEAVSASHHG, encoded by the coding sequence ATGATACTGACCTGCCCCGCCTGCGCCACCAGCTATTTCATTCGTGACGAAGCCGTAGGCCCCGAAGGCCGCAAGGTGCGCTGCCAATCGTGCGGCGAAGTCTGGCGCGCCACGCCCGACGAGCCGCTGGAACTGACCTTGGCGCCCGACCCGGCGGTCGCCGCCGCCGCCACGCCTGCAACCCCGCCCGAACCCGATCCCGCACCGACCGCCGCCAGCCTGGCCGAAACGCCGGCGCCGGAGTTGCCCCGGGCGTTCCGCGCTCGCGCCGATCGCCAGAAGAAGCTGCGCCGCGCCGCCACCCAGGGCGTGATCTGGGCGGGTCTGGCCAGCGTCTTCATCGGCCTGATCGTTTCGGCCTTCCTGTTCCGTGTCGAGATCGTTCAGGCCTTCCCCCGAGCCGCTTCGGCCTACAAATTCTTCGGCGCGCCGGTCAATCCGGTCGGGTTGGACTTCGAAGCCCTCACGGCCAAGGCTGCGCCGAACCATCCCGGCATGGTCGTGGTGTCCGGCGCCATCCGCAATGTGCGCGACGTAGAGATCGTCTCGCCGCCGATTCGCGTGGCCCTGCTGGACGCCGCCGGCGCCGAGGTCGGGTTCAAGATCGTAAAGATCGACGCGGCGCCGGTCCTGCCGGGCAAGGTCCAGGGCTTCGCCGCCCTGATCCCCGATCCGGGCGGCCACGGGGCCGGGATCGGCGTCGACTTCGCGCCGGCCAGCCCGGCGCCTGCCAAACCCCCAGCTGAACACGGCGGACATGATGCGAAGGCCGCGCCCGCGCACGCAGCGCAGCCCGCCGCCGAAACCTCGCAGGGACTGCGCTCGGCGACGGCGCCCGGCGCCGAGGCGCCGAACACGGCCGCGCCGATCGACGCGCGACCGGTCGGGGCTGTGGACAAGGGGCATGGTGAGGCGGTATCGGCCTCGCATCATGGCTGA
- a CDS encoding phosphoribosyltransferase translates to MADPSPTPTVLLSESEVARIVADLAQRIAPVIDDDTVAAVLLTGGLWFAADLTRALSRVGRNVRFDALWLASYGDEQTSRGRIDVYAPFQRPIAGRRVLILDDVFDTGLSLAEAVRIAKDAGASEVLTCVFARKPWPKPRAPEPDFVGWEAPNRFLVGYGLDHAGTLRGLPDICALD, encoded by the coding sequence ATGGCTGATCCCTCCCCGACGCCGACCGTTCTTCTGTCCGAGTCCGAGGTGGCGCGCATCGTCGCCGACCTGGCCCAGCGCATCGCGCCCGTCATCGACGACGATACGGTCGCCGCCGTGCTGCTGACCGGCGGCCTGTGGTTCGCCGCCGACCTGACCCGCGCCCTGTCGCGCGTCGGCCGCAACGTCCGTTTCGACGCCCTGTGGCTGGCCTCCTACGGCGACGAGCAGACCAGCCGGGGCCGGATCGACGTCTATGCGCCGTTCCAGCGCCCGATCGCGGGCCGCCGCGTCCTGATACTGGACGACGTGTTCGATACCGGCCTGTCGCTGGCCGAAGCGGTGCGTATCGCCAAGGACGCCGGCGCGTCCGAAGTCCTGACCTGCGTCTTCGCCAGGAAGCCCTGGCCCAAGCCCCGCGCGCCCGAGCCGGACTTCGTCGGCTGGGAGGCGCCGAATCGCTTCCTGGTCGGTTATGGCCTGGACCACGCCGGCACGCTGAGGGGCCTGCCGGACATCTGCGCCCTCGACTGA